One genomic region from Arthrobacter sp. D5-1 encodes:
- a CDS encoding helix-turn-helix domain-containing protein translates to MDPKYLEALFAKYPERLTPQHLEELFGLSRNTVYRWLQNGVIPAYQVEKTWLIARDQVKDWVWENRNTLRTGQAPEVIEDQAQSEAAEQL, encoded by the coding sequence ATGGACCCCAAGTACCTTGAAGCACTTTTCGCTAAGTACCCCGAGCGGCTGACGCCTCAGCACCTCGAAGAACTCTTCGGGCTATCCCGAAACACTGTGTACCGGTGGCTCCAAAACGGAGTGATTCCTGCTTACCAGGTCGAGAAGACGTGGTTGATTGCCAGAGATCAGGTCAAGGATTGGGTCTGGGAAAACCGGAACACACTTAGGACGGGTCAGGCGCCGGAAGTGATCGAGGACCAGGCCCAGAGCGAAGCGGCTGAGCAGCTGTAA